The sequence attgTGATCTTAATTTAAATGATTTGTGTTTGTCTTAACTAAATTTTGTCCCGGGAGGAACTAATTAATATACCAGTTTTCAATTGGAGTTCTTAATCCGGTTTAGCATTGGATATATTGGACGGTAAAATAAAGTTTCGGATTATTTATCAATATGTTTATATTTACTGATTTTAAATATAGATTGGGTTGATTTCTGCAATTATTTATCAATATGGTTGTATTTACTGGTTTGTATGATTCGATAACACATAAtagttgatttataaattactGGATGTTGAGCTACCAGATAGTATTACAGAGTCAGTTTGAATCTGTAAAGTCgatcacaaaaagaaaaatttgaacCAATTCTTATGATAACAGATTAATTGCAACGGAGTCAACCACATTTGTCGTGGTCAAGTTTTAAAgtaatttacttttatttaaaataaaaaatatcaactcAATGGCAAAGACTGGTAAATATTAAGGAATAGATTAGATGTTATCGTAAGGATTTTTTTGGTTAAGAATGTTCTGGTACGGGCTTGAAAATATTGACTTCTAAAAcgttatattattatatttccaATCCAAAAATAAGgaaattagattttttgattaaaataaaaatatttacaaggATTTGTTGTGCGCGCATAGAATATAATCCATAAGAAATATTTACACGCAATCATGTGATAATTTGTGTCCTTGGCAGACCCTCGTTAATTAACTTCTAAACCATAAGcaataaatatgtaaatcaaTGTTCACGCTCTTTCAGGGGAAGCGCTTTCTTGGCCGGAGCCGCCATGGAGGGACTCGCTGCAGTGGTTACTCGCTCGCAGCGAGGACACATAGTGAGGCTCGAGGTGGAGGTCACCGTGGATGGGGCCACCTTCATGGCTCTAAGCTCTTCTACTTCTCTGTGGAGCCTGTGGTTTTGCTCGGTTAAAGAACCAAACCACCTTTTAAGATACTCGCATTCCATCTCAGTTTGTTTTAATTTGCTCCTAAACAAAACAAAGCCAAAATAGTACGGTACGAgttaattatttgtttatgcacatagattaaaCTGAAAACAAGGATTAAATATGCTTGTCGACgatgcaaatatatatatatatatattaaaagtatatataacatAGAAATTAAAAACGCATGAAGGGCCAAATGAGTTATGAGTCAAAGGGCATTGATGAGAAAATAAGTACACGAGGCAGCACAGAAGGAAGAAAACACATTGATTGATATACTGTATTTATTAACAAATAATGATATAAATTGAAAGAACAAAGAGgctataaaataagtatttgtAACAAAAGTGTGGCTATGATTATAGTTATATTTTGGGAAACCGTCATAATAGTTATACCACCAGTATTGAAACTCTTCTTATTTATTGCACCATAGATACCTTTCACATCTGTTCACAATTATTGAGATATCtaaatttaatagtaatttatttatattaaaataggtaacattttcctttttaagaatgaaaatttatatattgatcAAGACTCTATATGTTATACACCTGAACAAATGAGATTCATGCAGAAACTGAAGAACTATACGCTAccaataaaatatgtaataagATTAGTGTGAAACGTTGAGACCTTGACACAATGACACGTGAATATATAGGTAGGTATATGTTCTTATGTATACACGTATATATTGACATACACGAGCCAAAATGTTTCAAACATTACTTACCCCAAGTTACATCACACACTAAAAAAACGTGTTAATGGATCTGATATCATTACTGGCGGCTTCGAAATGCCGTCGTCACTTGTGAAAATAACCATGCAACAACATACTTATACGTGATGGGACATATATAACTACTTCCAcattaatatagtttttttatcaATGTGTGTTTGATTGAGTGGCTGTTAACTTTTTTGTGTAAATGGTTTGACTTGGAGAAGTTCAGGTAAATTGAAATTTTGTATATGTTGGTGTAGCAAGTTGTCATTCATGTATACTACTTTTCGAGGACTTAAGAAAGACCTCGAAGGAAagcattataaataaatatttgatagagGAATGAGATATATGTATGAAAAAGACAACattaactttttattatataagggTACGACTTGTATGTTAACGGGGTAGGTCGAATCCGATTCagatttcgttttttttttgtttgctttatatatatattccgtCAACGTTTAACGCTTATGTAATACTCCTATCTCAGACTAATCATCGAGCACTCGCTTATTGTATTAACATTATTATAGTCAGATATTTTTATTCACCAATGAtgtaaaaaggtaaaaaaataaatgaaaaagaaaccGTACCTTGCTCTACGGTTTTGGAACCAAACTTCAATTTGTCTTGGCCGTAGCATCAAATGCTTTGCAAGTGCTTCCTTTTGTTTCTACattttacacaaaaaaaaaatagagaaacatAAGTATAAAACAGTTATTGTTGAAGAAAACTATTGATATTATTGGTAGAGAATAATAATTACGGGATTAAGGGTATGATTCTGTCTGAAACTATCTTCAAGAAGACGAGATTGTTCTCTTGTTAGACGGAGTTTCTTTCGCGGAGGAGCAGAGCCACCGTGGCTGAGTTCTTCATCGTCTTCAGACGACGGCAATCGATTCATGTCTAGCTTTAGCTGCTCCCTTCCTCCGCCACTTCCTTCATCTGAAACTTATTTTGCGTGTAACATTAATAATAACGACAAACGATATCTCAGGATCAAAGAAGTAAGACGATGATGACataattattatctttttaattataaaaacatgGCGATGTAAAACTAGTTACGCATACACGAGATCTTGTTTTTattatgaattaataaaaatagatcATCAACCAGAAGAATCTGAACACAAGAGCTCATATAGTAGTTAATTACTTATGATCATATTATTTACATAGTATGTTAGATTATGTATAAGTTGTATTTATGGCTTACCGGAAGGAGGAGAGGAAGAAAAGCCTGGAACGGAGATAGTAAGATCCAAGTTTGAAGAGTTTTCTGGTAAAATAGCCATTAATTTATCTAGGGTTCTTCAAggggaagaaagaagaaaaggtAAAGTTAGAGAGGGAGACTAATAATAAAGAGACAAACTTGAAGCTGGCGATGcctttatatttatattcacATTCACATACacaaacataattatatatgtatgtagATGTGTATATGCGCACGCACGCATGCGTAATCCATATCATAGAGTACTAGTATATGCTAATGCGTACGTATATTATTGCCGCATGTACATAAATAGTAGTTTTATCATTATAGGATAAGCAATGTACATGTAAGGA is a genomic window of Brassica napus cultivar Da-Ae chromosome A2, Da-Ae, whole genome shotgun sequence containing:
- the LOC106417940 gene encoding homeobox-leucine zipper protein ATHB-17 isoform X1 — encoded protein: MAILPENSSNLDLTISVPGFSSSPPSVSDEGSGGGREQLKLDMNRLPSSEDDEELSHGGSAPPRKKLRLTREQSRLLEDSFRQNHTLNPKQKEALAKHLMLRPRQIEVWFQNRRARSKLKQTEMECEYLKRWFGSLTEQNHRLHREVEELRAMKVAPSTVTSTSSLTMCPRCERVTTAASPSMAAPAKKALPLKEREH
- the LOC106417940 gene encoding homeobox-leucine zipper protein ATHB-17 isoform X2, with product MAILPENSSNLDLTISVPGFSSSPPSDEGSGGGREQLKLDMNRLPSSEDDEELSHGGSAPPRKKLRLTREQSRLLEDSFRQNHTLNPKQKEALAKHLMLRPRQIEVWFQNRRARSKLKQTEMECEYLKRWFGSLTEQNHRLHREVEELRAMKVAPSTVTSTSSLTMCPRCERVTTAASPSMAAPAKKALPLKEREH